A genome region from Sphingobacteriaceae bacterium GW460-11-11-14-LB5 includes the following:
- a CDS encoding pantothenate kinase, whose amino-acid sequence MRRLSIDIGNSAVKVAVFENKEIVHHQRFNKIGILDLAQLIEKFSPAKSIISSVSQEIGPLEVFLKKHTGYIRFSTLLTNGVQNRYKTPVTLGLDRWAAVLGANGLHPANASLVVDAGTCITYDVLTSSKEYFGGSISPGIKMRFKAVHEFTGRLPLVEWDANEDIVEGTDTQSAIKNGVLQGIINEIEGFIALNNKKESALKVIITGGDANFLYKQLQNSIFAPQIIKDPYLVLKGLNEAIAD is encoded by the coding sequence ATGCGTAGGCTAAGCATTGATATTGGAAATTCTGCTGTTAAGGTTGCTGTTTTTGAAAATAAGGAAATTGTTCATCATCAGCGTTTCAATAAAATTGGAATACTTGATTTGGCTCAATTGATCGAGAAGTTTTCGCCGGCAAAATCCATCATCAGTAGTGTTAGCCAGGAAATTGGGCCCTTAGAAGTATTTTTAAAAAAGCATACTGGTTATATCCGTTTTTCAACCCTGTTAACGAATGGTGTACAAAATAGATATAAAACGCCGGTTACTTTAGGATTAGACAGATGGGCTGCTGTTTTAGGTGCAAATGGCTTACATCCGGCAAATGCAAGTTTAGTGGTTGATGCCGGTACTTGTATTACCTACGATGTTTTAACCAGCTCAAAGGAATATTTTGGCGGAAGTATAAGCCCTGGTATTAAAATGCGTTTTAAGGCTGTGCACGAATTTACCGGCCGTTTACCTTTGGTTGAGTGGGATGCAAATGAAGATATTGTGGAAGGTACTGATACACAATCGGCAATCAAGAACGGCGTTTTACAAGGAATAATAAACGAAATTGAAGGCTTTATTGCCCTAAATAATAAAAAAGAAAGTGCTCTGAAGGTAATTATAACGGGGGGTGATGCTAATTTTTTGTATAAACAATTACAAAACAGCATCTTTGCGCCTCAAATTATAAAAGATCCTTACTTAGTATTAAAAGGATTAAATGAAGCTATTGCAGATTAA
- a CDS encoding beta-carotene 15,15'-monooxygenase, translating to MINQFRKLNPINLVFLLAYTFFLRIAIFHETHDKLNFDFLEPFARLLINIDLDNAFTPYTNIFIAALLVYVQALIFNRVVNNHNLLTKPSFLPGLMFITGTSLFMPFMILSPALLCNFLLIWIIDKFLKLGKSANSITTVFDIGMIIGVGTLIYFPFMTMLLMIFLALLLFRSFNWREWVAGLIGFITVFFFLAVFYYWKDNLSSFYQIWKPLGNKFPSVFKINYNDYLVLIPVTVIIILASLQLRENFFRSFISTRKSFQLLFFMFIISAASFYLKPDFRTWHFLLCVPPGSVLLAYYFSNAKKRWFYETLFVLFVLSIQYFLFV from the coding sequence ATGATTAATCAGTTTAGAAAGCTAAATCCAATTAACCTCGTATTCTTGCTGGCATACACGTTCTTTTTGCGTATTGCCATTTTTCATGAAACGCACGATAAGCTGAACTTTGATTTTTTGGAGCCATTTGCCCGGTTACTGATCAATATAGATTTAGACAACGCCTTTACGCCCTATACCAATATTTTTATTGCAGCACTTTTGGTTTATGTTCAGGCCCTAATTTTCAACCGGGTTGTTAATAACCATAATTTACTGACCAAACCGAGTTTCCTTCCGGGGCTGATGTTTATCACAGGAACAAGCTTGTTTATGCCATTTATGATTCTGAGTCCGGCATTGTTGTGTAATTTTCTGTTAATCTGGATTATAGATAAGTTTTTAAAGCTGGGTAAAAGTGCGAATTCCATTACCACTGTTTTCGATATCGGGATGATTATAGGGGTTGGAACATTGATCTACTTTCCGTTTATGACGATGTTGCTTATGATCTTTTTAGCGCTGTTGCTTTTCAGGTCGTTTAACTGGCGCGAATGGGTGGCGGGTTTAATTGGCTTTATTACGGTTTTCTTTTTTCTGGCCGTATTTTATTACTGGAAAGATAATTTAAGCTCGTTTTATCAAATCTGGAAACCATTAGGCAATAAGTTCCCTTCGGTTTTTAAAATCAACTATAACGATTATCTGGTGCTGATTCCGGTAACGGTAATTATCATACTGGCGTCGCTACAGCTCCGCGAAAATTTCTTCAGGAGTTTTATCAGTACAAGGAAAAGTTTTCAGCTGTTGTTTTTTATGTTTATTATTTCAGCAGCTAGTTTTTACCTTAAACCCGATTTCAGGACCTGGCATTTTTTGCTGTGCGTACCACCCGGATCGGTACTGTTAGCCTACTATTTTAGCAATGCCAAAAAACGCTGGTTTTACGAAACATTGTTCGTTTTATTTGTGCTTTCGATACAGTATTTTCTGTTTGTTTAA
- a CDS encoding glycosyl transferase gives MKILYAIQGTGNGHISRAREIIPLLQQYGELDILVSGTQADVKLSQPVKYQLHGFSFIFGKKGGVDHFKTWLNMNLFRFRKDMKQLPLKEYNLIVNDFEPVSAWACKLQGIECVSLSHQAAFKSKKVPRPRTLDWGKLILSRYAPTKYHIGFHFDRYDTFIHTPVIRAEIRNLKSENLGHYTVYLPAIDDKRLVKLFTQLPNVTWQVFSKHSKVAYREGNVFVEPVNNEKFNKSLATCEGLFTGGGFEGPAEALYLKKKLLVAPMRFQFEQQCNAYALKQFGLPVIWGSTRNWLPIIKNWVENPQQHEFNFPDETAQIIDDMVKKYARV, from the coding sequence ATGAAGATACTTTACGCAATACAGGGAACAGGTAACGGTCATATCAGCAGGGCAAGGGAAATCATTCCTTTGTTACAACAATATGGCGAATTGGATATTTTAGTAAGTGGAACACAGGCCGATGTGAAACTCAGTCAGCCCGTGAAATACCAATTGCATGGATTCAGTTTTATCTTTGGAAAAAAAGGTGGAGTAGATCACTTTAAAACATGGCTGAACATGAATCTTTTCCGCTTTAGGAAAGATATGAAGCAGTTACCGCTTAAAGAGTACAATTTAATCGTTAACGATTTTGAACCTGTAAGTGCCTGGGCCTGTAAACTGCAGGGCATAGAATGTGTATCGTTGAGTCACCAGGCGGCATTTAAATCTAAAAAAGTGCCACGTCCAAGAACTTTAGACTGGGGAAAGCTTATTTTGAGCCGTTATGCACCAACTAAATACCACATTGGCTTTCATTTCGATCGTTATGATACTTTTATCCATACACCCGTAATCAGGGCAGAAATCCGAAATCTGAAAAGTGAAAATTTAGGACATTATACCGTTTATCTTCCAGCCATTGATGATAAACGTTTGGTCAAGCTCTTTACACAACTACCAAATGTTACCTGGCAGGTTTTCTCTAAACACAGTAAAGTTGCCTACCGGGAAGGGAATGTTTTTGTAGAGCCGGTTAACAACGAAAAATTTAATAAAAGTCTGGCCACCTGCGAAGGTTTGTTCACCGGCGGTGGTTTTGAAGGCCCCGCAGAAGCACTTTATTTAAAGAAAAAATTGCTCGTGGCACCGATGCGCTTCCAGTTCGAACAGCAGTGTAACGCCTATGCCTTAAAGCAGTTTGGTTTGCCTGTAATATGGGGAAGTACCAGAAACTGGTTGCCAATTATTAAAAACTGGGTAGAAAATCCTCAACAGCATGAGTTTAATTTTCCGGATGAGACGGCTCAGATTATTGATGATATGGTGAAGAAATATGCGAGGGTTTAG
- a CDS encoding UDP-2,3-diacylglucosamine hydrolase: MDKRTVDVVVISDVHLGTYGCHAKELLKYLKSIKPKILILNGDIIDIWQFSKSYWPESHMKVIRKLMKFVSEGVQVHYLTGNHDEMLRKFDGMEMGTFHLQNKLILELDGKKAWFFHGDVFDVTMQHSKWLAKLGAVGYDTLILINSFVNWVLTAFGREKMSFSKKIKAKFKDAVKFINSFEQTAAELAIEKGYNYVVCGHIHQAEQREIATEDGKVVYLNSGDWVESLTALEYENQKWTVFKYEHQHFTKDELDEGILSDAEDLKSKLDINILLQNIKYEIAQ; encoded by the coding sequence ATGGATAAAAGAACTGTCGATGTAGTCGTAATTTCCGATGTACATTTAGGTACCTATGGTTGCCATGCCAAAGAATTGCTAAAATACCTTAAGAGCATAAAGCCCAAAATTTTGATTTTAAACGGCGATATCATCGATATCTGGCAGTTTAGCAAAAGTTATTGGCCCGAATCGCACATGAAAGTGATCCGTAAACTGATGAAATTCGTATCAGAAGGGGTGCAGGTTCACTACCTGACCGGAAATCATGATGAGATGCTCCGTAAATTCGACGGCATGGAAATGGGGACTTTCCACCTCCAGAATAAATTGATCTTAGAACTTGACGGTAAAAAAGCATGGTTTTTTCATGGCGATGTTTTCGATGTAACCATGCAGCACTCTAAATGGCTGGCCAAACTTGGTGCGGTTGGTTACGATACACTGATCCTCATTAATAGTTTTGTAAACTGGGTACTTACCGCATTTGGCAGGGAAAAGATGAGCTTTTCGAAAAAAATCAAAGCTAAATTTAAGGATGCCGTTAAGTTCATCAATAGTTTTGAGCAAACTGCAGCTGAACTGGCGATTGAAAAGGGATATAACTATGTGGTTTGTGGTCATATCCATCAGGCTGAACAACGTGAAATTGCCACCGAAGACGGGAAAGTGGTTTACCTGAACAGCGGCGATTGGGTAGAAAGTTTAACCGCTTTAGAATATGAAAACCAAAAATGGACAGTGTTTAAGTACGAGCACCAACATTTTACGAAAGATGAGTTAGACGAAGGAATCCTTTCTGATGCCGAGGATTTAAAAAGTAAACTGGACATAAATATTCTTTTACAGAATATAAAATATGAAATTGCCCAATAA
- a CDS encoding transcriptional regulator, with amino-acid sequence MELAAAKLKFIEAWGKLGSEWGINRTMAQVHALLLISPEALTTEEIMEALSISRGNANMTLRDLIGWGLIEKQHKAGERKEYFFADKDVWNISRQVAKERKKRELEPVLKVLNELSTVVGDEKDPAFKTFKKSVNDINKLAVNVDKTLETMLKAEESWFWGSVLKVFKP; translated from the coding sequence ATGGAATTAGCAGCAGCGAAATTAAAATTTATAGAAGCATGGGGTAAATTAGGCTCTGAATGGGGAATTAACCGCACCATGGCCCAGGTACATGCATTATTGCTAATTTCTCCCGAAGCGCTTACCACCGAAGAAATCATGGAAGCGCTCAGTATTTCAAGAGGAAACGCCAACATGACCCTCCGCGACTTAATCGGATGGGGCTTAATTGAAAAACAACACAAAGCCGGCGAACGAAAAGAATACTTTTTTGCAGATAAAGATGTTTGGAATATTTCCCGTCAGGTAGCCAAAGAGCGTAAAAAAAGAGAGCTAGAACCGGTTTTAAAAGTTTTAAATGAGCTGTCAACGGTAGTGGGCGATGAAAAGGACCCCGCGTTTAAAACCTTCAAAAAATCAGTAAACGATATAAATAAACTGGCCGTCAATGTAGATAAAACCTTGGAAACGATGCTTAAAGCAGAAGAGAGCTGGTTCTGGGGCTCGGTATTGAAGGTGTTCAAGCCATAA
- a CDS encoding DUF4834 domain-containing protein, producing MALVKFIFIAILVLWLIRMLIRLILPMLFNNLASKMQSQATGQQQQRRSKPEGSISIDYMPPKPDQSKTDKLGDFVDYEEVK from the coding sequence ATGGCATTAGTAAAATTCATTTTCATCGCAATATTGGTACTTTGGCTGATCAGAATGTTGATTAGGTTAATTCTGCCAATGCTGTTTAATAACCTGGCCAGCAAAATGCAAAGTCAGGCAACAGGGCAGCAACAACAAAGAAGATCAAAACCTGAAGGCTCTATTTCGATAGATTATATGCCTCCAAAGCCTGATCAAAGTAAAACAGATAAACTCGGCGACTTCGTAGATTACGAAGAAGTGAAATAA
- a CDS encoding nematoblast specific protein: MKSLKLVTLIVLGALGLKSYAQNATTISLPLAGNAYSSLHEDAERTLSNRGIVNWSNPKEYFTAYFRVSKPGTVTVSLSDKPVLDGQSVVEFAINNQAKKVNFDETKPFDGKIGEWSIKDTGYVALTIKGISKSAGKFPSIQTLSIGGTAIEGKTAYVKNNEGNFFHWGRRGPSVHLNYQQPENVNAEWYYNEVTVPKGEDILGSYFMANGFGEGYFGMQVNSPTERHILFSVWSPFSTDDPKSIPESHKIRMLKKGEGVHTGEFGNEGAGGQSYLNYMWKAGNTYKFLLHGVPGKDSLTTYTAYFFAPETNKWQLIASFTRPQTKTYLKRFHSFLENFSPVQGDLSRKVLFDNQWICDDKGTWTELKSARFTTDNTGAKGYRMDYQGGLDKGAFYLKNSGFFNNYTTPRKIFTRSTAGKKPEIDFSKLP, translated from the coding sequence ATGAAATCTCTAAAACTAGTCACGCTGATCGTACTCGGCGCCCTGGGACTTAAAAGTTATGCCCAAAATGCGACAACAATATCCCTCCCACTTGCAGGCAATGCTTACAGTTCCTTACATGAAGATGCTGAAAGAACCCTTTCTAACAGAGGAATTGTTAACTGGTCTAATCCGAAAGAATATTTTACAGCTTATTTTAGGGTTTCCAAGCCTGGTACAGTAACGGTATCGCTAAGCGACAAACCTGTTTTAGATGGGCAATCGGTGGTGGAATTTGCCATTAACAACCAAGCCAAAAAGGTAAATTTTGATGAAACCAAGCCATTTGACGGTAAGATTGGCGAATGGAGCATTAAAGACACAGGTTACGTAGCCTTAACCATTAAAGGAATAAGCAAAAGTGCCGGCAAATTTCCCTCGATACAGACTTTATCCATCGGCGGTACAGCTATTGAAGGCAAAACCGCTTACGTTAAAAACAATGAAGGCAACTTTTTTCATTGGGGCAGACGTGGGCCATCGGTTCACCTGAACTATCAGCAACCAGAAAATGTAAATGCAGAGTGGTATTACAATGAGGTAACCGTACCAAAAGGAGAAGATATTTTAGGTTCTTACTTTATGGCAAATGGATTTGGCGAGGGTTATTTCGGTATGCAGGTAAATAGCCCTACAGAACGACACATCTTGTTTTCGGTATGGAGCCCTTTCAGTACTGATGACCCTAAAAGTATTCCCGAATCACATAAGATTAGAATGCTAAAGAAAGGCGAAGGTGTACACACAGGAGAATTTGGGAATGAAGGCGCTGGAGGACAGAGCTACCTGAATTATATGTGGAAAGCAGGAAACACCTATAAATTTTTATTGCATGGCGTACCCGGAAAAGATAGCCTAACCACTTATACCGCTTATTTCTTCGCACCCGAAACCAACAAATGGCAATTAATAGCCAGTTTTACCAGGCCACAAACTAAAACTTATTTAAAACGTTTCCATTCCTTTTTAGAAAACTTCTCACCTGTACAGGGCGACCTGTCGCGTAAAGTTTTGTTTGATAACCAATGGATCTGCGATGATAAAGGAACCTGGACTGAATTAAAATCTGCCCGCTTTACGACTGACAACACTGGAGCAAAAGGATACCGGATGGATTATCAGGGTGGGTTAGATAAAGGCGCCTTCTATTTGAAGAACAGTGGCTTTTTTAACAACTATACCACACCAAGAAAAATCTTTACCAGAAGCACTGCCGGTAAAAAACCTGAAATAGATTTCAGTAAATTACCTTAA
- a CDS encoding excinuclease ABC subunit B has protein sequence MKFKITSEYQPTGDQPNAIKQLVDGVNANEHYQTLLGVTGSGKTFTVANVIEQTQKPTLILSHNKTLAAQLYGEFKNFFPENSVNYFVSYYDYYQPEAFIASSNTYIEKDLSINEEIEKLRLRTTSSLMSGRRDIIVVSSISCIYGMGNPEDFSRMVFRFGVGLRISRNAFLHSLVEILYSRTTTDFKRGTFRVKGDTVDIFPAYLDHAYRISFFGDDIEELSSIDPVSGKTIEKLEDMAIYPANLFVTPKDRFNSSIWGIQEELEIRKNQLIADRHLLEAKRLEERTNFDIEMMKELGYCSGIENYSRFFDGRQPGMRPFCLLDYFPEDYLMVIDESHVTVPQIRAMYGGDRSRKLSLVEYGFRLPAALDNRPLNFNEFEALAPQTIYVSATPAEYELEKSEGVVVEQVIRPTGLLDPVIEIRPAINQVDDLLDEIDITIKDGGRILVTTLTKRMAEELTKYLDRLNIKTRYIHSEIKTLERVEILRGLRLGEFDVLVGINLLREGLDLPEVTLVAILDADKEGFLRSEKSLIQTIGRAARNDKGRVIMYADGITDSMEKTISETNRRRDIQIAYNLENGITPKTVGKSREAILEQTSVLDFSQKASDNKARAYVENAEISIAADPIVQYMGKAELQRAIDTTRKDMQKAAKDMDFLQAAKLRDEMFALEKMFNEKFGK, from the coding sequence ATGAAATTTAAAATCACCTCAGAATATCAACCTACCGGAGATCAGCCCAACGCTATAAAACAATTGGTAGATGGCGTAAATGCCAACGAACATTATCAAACTTTATTAGGGGTTACCGGATCGGGAAAAACATTTACGGTAGCCAATGTAATTGAGCAGACGCAAAAACCTACCCTGATTTTGAGTCATAATAAAACTTTGGCGGCCCAGCTTTATGGTGAGTTCAAAAATTTCTTCCCTGAAAACTCGGTTAATTATTTTGTTTCATATTACGATTATTATCAGCCTGAAGCTTTTATTGCATCGAGCAATACTTATATCGAGAAAGACCTGAGCATAAACGAGGAGATTGAAAAACTCCGTTTACGTACTACATCGTCATTAATGAGTGGCAGACGGGATATCATCGTGGTATCCTCTATCTCCTGCATTTATGGTATGGGTAATCCCGAAGATTTTTCGCGCATGGTTTTCCGTTTTGGCGTGGGTTTACGGATTTCGAGGAATGCATTTTTGCATAGCTTGGTGGAGATTTTATATTCCAGAACCACAACAGACTTTAAACGCGGAACCTTTAGGGTTAAAGGCGATACCGTTGATATTTTTCCAGCCTATCTTGACCATGCTTACCGCATTTCTTTTTTCGGTGATGACATTGAAGAACTGTCTTCAATTGATCCCGTTTCCGGAAAAACTATCGAGAAATTAGAAGATATGGCTATTTATCCTGCCAATCTTTTCGTTACACCGAAAGATAGGTTCAATTCTTCGATCTGGGGAATACAGGAAGAGCTGGAAATCCGCAAAAACCAGTTAATTGCAGACCGACATTTGCTGGAAGCAAAACGTTTGGAAGAACGTACCAACTTCGATATCGAAATGATGAAGGAATTGGGTTATTGTTCTGGAATTGAAAACTACTCACGTTTCTTTGATGGAAGGCAACCTGGCATGCGTCCTTTCTGTTTGTTGGATTATTTCCCGGAAGATTATTTAATGGTGATCGATGAAAGTCACGTTACCGTTCCGCAGATCAGGGCCATGTATGGTGGAGATAGATCGAGGAAATTATCTTTGGTGGAGTATGGTTTCCGTTTGCCGGCGGCACTTGATAACAGACCTTTAAACTTTAACGAGTTTGAAGCCCTTGCGCCGCAAACCATTTATGTAAGTGCAACTCCGGCCGAATATGAATTGGAAAAATCAGAAGGTGTGGTAGTAGAGCAGGTAATCAGACCCACAGGTTTGTTAGATCCTGTTATTGAGATCAGACCTGCTATTAATCAGGTTGACGATCTTTTAGATGAAATAGACATTACCATAAAAGATGGCGGACGTATTTTGGTTACCACATTAACCAAACGTATGGCTGAAGAACTGACAAAATACCTCGATCGCTTAAATATCAAAACCAGGTACATCCATTCTGAAATTAAAACCCTTGAACGTGTAGAAATTCTTCGTGGTTTACGTTTAGGAGAATTCGATGTTTTAGTGGGAATTAACTTACTGCGTGAAGGATTAGATTTACCCGAAGTTACCTTAGTGGCTATTTTAGATGCCGATAAGGAAGGTTTCTTGCGTTCGGAGAAATCGCTCATCCAAACCATTGGCCGTGCGGCCCGGAACGATAAAGGCCGTGTAATTATGTATGCTGATGGCATTACAGATAGTATGGAGAAAACAATATCAGAAACGAACAGGCGTAGAGATATACAGATTGCCTACAATCTCGAAAATGGTATTACCCCAAAAACAGTTGGAAAATCAAGAGAAGCCATTTTAGAGCAAACCTCGGTGCTCGATTTCTCGCAAAAGGCAAGTGATAATAAAGCAAGGGCCTATGTCGAAAATGCAGAAATCAGTATTGCTGCAGATCCGATTGTTCAATATATGGGTAAAGCGGAACTGCAAAGGGCAATTGATACTACCCGTAAGGACATGCAGAAAGCAGCAAAAGATATGGACTTTTTGCAGGCCGCAAAATTGCGTGATGAAATGTTTGCCCTGGAGAAAATGTTCAACGAAAAATTCGGTAAGTAA
- a CDS encoding aminopeptidase produces MNKLFTLTGLLFFSASVAMAQNTQNNPGSNHGNKFEQLGTILPTPNEQRTASGAPGVKYWQQRADYNIKCELDEKNLLLTGSETITYTNNSPDPLTYVWLQLDENEHSTDRNANYQDATKMPATGTTKNLDQLSATGNNGYGINITKLTDATGKNLPYTVNKTMMRVDLPVALRSGQKFIFNIDWNYKISDRMSVGGRGGYEFFPTDGNYLFTMTQWYPRLCVYSDFQGWQNHQFTGRGEFALTFGDFKVQMTVPADHLVGSTGECINYSAVLNPTQLSRYNSAKTAAAPVEIQTLAEAKAAETKKSTAKKTWVFNANNVRDFAWTSSRKFIWDAMPQKIQANNNTVMCMSFYGKEAYNLYSKFSTRAVAHTIKTYSDFTIPYPYPVAQSIEAANGMEYPMICFNYGRTDTDGTYSESTKNGMLGVIIHEVGHNFFPMIVNSDERQWTWMDEGLNSFVEYLTEELWDNKFPSKKGPAYTIVDYMKLPKDELEPIMTNSENITRFGPNAYSKPATGLNILRETIMGRELFDYAFKEYSRRWAFKHPEPADLFRTMEDASGEDLDWFWRGWFYGTDPCDISLDSVKFAKADFPKDLPEAKSKMVKIDKPAVNAFEDISKIRNREDKKINFYVDKTPAAQDFYYKYDRGMVAVDTTVAVKTETAATQEAVPSAEQDKYGDKFLYELSFSNKGGLVMPVIVEFTYKDGTKEIDRIPAQIWRHNELKTAKFYVKNKEVASILIDPLRETADIDTSNNSWGGKAKESKFKVYKTKAGGAVRGQSVGKNPMQAAAGK; encoded by the coding sequence ATGAATAAACTATTTACTTTAACCGGCCTGCTATTCTTTTCTGCTAGTGTAGCTATGGCTCAAAATACCCAGAATAACCCGGGGAGTAACCATGGGAATAAATTTGAGCAGTTAGGCACCATTTTACCAACACCTAATGAACAACGTACCGCCAGCGGAGCGCCAGGAGTTAAATACTGGCAGCAACGTGCCGATTACAACATTAAATGTGAGCTGGATGAAAAAAATCTGTTGTTAACCGGATCTGAAACGATTACTTATACCAACAATTCTCCCGATCCTTTAACTTATGTCTGGTTGCAGCTTGATGAAAACGAGCATAGCACAGATAGAAATGCCAATTATCAGGATGCAACTAAAATGCCTGCCACGGGAACGACTAAAAACTTAGATCAGTTAAGTGCAACAGGCAACAACGGTTATGGAATAAATATTACCAAATTAACCGATGCAACCGGTAAAAACTTACCATACACGGTTAACAAAACCATGATGAGGGTTGATTTACCTGTAGCGCTGAGAAGTGGTCAAAAATTTATCTTCAACATCGATTGGAACTATAAAATTTCTGACCGGATGAGTGTAGGTGGCCGTGGAGGTTATGAGTTTTTTCCAACAGACGGAAATTACCTGTTTACCATGACGCAGTGGTACCCACGCTTATGTGTATACAGCGATTTTCAGGGATGGCAGAACCATCAGTTTACAGGTAGAGGCGAGTTTGCCTTAACCTTTGGCGATTTTAAAGTTCAAATGACAGTTCCGGCTGATCACCTCGTGGGATCAACAGGAGAGTGTATCAATTATAGCGCTGTTTTAAATCCTACACAATTAAGCAGGTATAATTCGGCCAAAACTGCAGCAGCACCTGTAGAAATCCAAACCTTGGCTGAGGCTAAAGCTGCAGAAACCAAAAAATCTACCGCTAAAAAAACCTGGGTTTTTAATGCGAATAATGTCCGCGATTTTGCCTGGACATCTTCCCGCAAGTTTATCTGGGATGCCATGCCTCAAAAAATTCAGGCCAATAACAACACGGTAATGTGTATGAGTTTTTATGGAAAAGAAGCATACAATCTTTACAGCAAGTTTTCTACCCGCGCGGTGGCACATACCATTAAAACCTATTCAGATTTTACTATCCCTTATCCTTATCCGGTTGCACAAAGTATCGAAGCCGCAAACGGAATGGAATATCCGATGATCTGTTTTAACTACGGCCGTACAGATACTGACGGAACATACAGCGAAAGCACTAAAAATGGCATGTTAGGTGTAATTATTCACGAGGTGGGACATAACTTCTTCCCTATGATTGTCAATAGTGATGAGCGCCAGTGGACCTGGATGGATGAAGGATTAAACTCTTTTGTGGAGTATTTAACCGAAGAGCTTTGGGATAACAAATTTCCAAGTAAAAAAGGGCCTGCATATACCATTGTTGATTATATGAAATTGCCAAAGGATGAACTGGAACCAATTATGACCAACTCTGAAAATATTACCCGTTTCGGTCCGAATGCCTATTCTAAACCTGCTACTGGTTTAAATATCCTTCGCGAAACCATCATGGGAAGAGAACTTTTCGATTATGCATTTAAAGAATACTCGAGAAGATGGGCCTTTAAACACCCTGAACCTGCTGATCTTTTCCGTACGATGGAAGATGCCAGTGGTGAAGATTTAGACTGGTTTTGGAGAGGTTGGTTTTATGGAACCGATCCATGCGACATATCATTAGATAGCGTAAAATTTGCGAAAGCCGATTTCCCGAAAGATTTACCGGAAGCCAAATCGAAAATGGTTAAAATTGATAAACCTGCTGTTAATGCCTTTGAGGATATTTCGAAAATCAGGAACCGTGAGGATAAGAAAATTAATTTTTATGTAGATAAAACGCCTGCAGCTCAAGATTTCTACTATAAATATGATAGGGGAATGGTTGCTGTTGATACCACTGTAGCTGTTAAAACGGAAACCGCTGCAACACAGGAAGCTGTTCCTTCAGCGGAGCAGGACAAATATGGAGATAAATTTCTTTACGAACTGAGTTTTAGCAATAAAGGAGGTTTAGTAATGCCTGTAATTGTTGAGTTTACCTATAAAGACGGAACAAAAGAAATAGACCGTATTCCGGCGCAGATTTGGAGACATAATGAATTGAAAACAGCTAAGTTTTATGTTAAAAATAAAGAAGTAGCCTCTATTTTAATCGATCCACTGCGCGAAACTGCAGATATCGATACCTCAAATAACAGCTGGGGTGGCAAGGCAAAAGAAAGCAAGTTTAAAGTATATAAAACCAAAGCTGGCGGAGCAGTAAGAGGCCAATCGGTTGGTAAAAACCCAATGCAAGCTGCTGCGGGTAAATAA
- a CDS encoding HupE / UreJ protein, whose translation MPLQDFIFYFKLGWAHIISADALDHQLFVLALVAIYSYVNLKQVLILVTAFTIGHSFTLLLSVLDIIRFDSKWVEFLIPCTIVITAISNLFRKNFSLKSIKINYFLALGFGLIHGMGFANSIRIMLAKDQNIGWGLFGFNVGLEAGQIFMVIIILLITFLIFNYTRIKRMSWVLFISAAVFSLALKMALERIPF comes from the coding sequence ATGCCGCTACAGGATTTTATCTTTTATTTTAAATTGGGTTGGGCGCACATTATCAGTGCCGATGCTTTAGATCATCAGCTGTTTGTGTTAGCCCTGGTTGCTATTTACAGTTATGTCAATTTAAAACAAGTACTTATACTGGTTACAGCCTTTACCATTGGCCATTCATTTACCTTACTTTTAAGTGTACTGGATATCATCAGGTTTGATAGTAAATGGGTAGAATTCTTAATTCCCTGTACCATTGTCATTACTGCGATCAGCAATTTGTTTAGAAAGAATTTTTCTTTAAAATCAATCAAGATCAATTATTTCCTGGCGCTGGGCTTTGGACTTATTCACGGAATGGGCTTTGCCAACTCCATCCGGATAATGCTGGCCAAAGATCAGAACATTGGCTGGGGGCTATTTGGTTTTAATGTAGGTTTAGAGGCCGGACAGATTTTTATGGTGATTATCATCTTACTGATTACCTTTTTAATTTTTAACTATACCCGCATCAAACGTATGAGCTGGGTTTTATTTATATCAGCAGCCGTATTTAGCCTGGCTTTAAAAATGGCTTTAGAACGAATTCCTTTTTAA